Proteins encoded together in one Oceanispirochaeta sp. window:
- a CDS encoding YihY/virulence factor BrkB family protein: MKKMITRFLRFMTLLEQILIRFLADAGPQRAAGLAYSTLMAIVPLLAILIGFGGPVMTDESVQTFLANTLLPVMQEPIKNAILDFADNSKRLGLLGTPVFILTVLALLNNIEITLNHIFRVSTDRNLLQRIMTYTAVIIFAGMFIGASITLSGDMINLVLQKMDSSWIYPIFEKRMASFLFIFLGQFALLTLIPGRRVHPLSALLGAATGSILWELSKRLFGFWASQSVRLSVIYGSLFMVPLMLIWLLLVWIILLLVAELTYVHQHRSYFSMKRLKTSAPGEALINSLRLYSIIIRAFKDSRTPPDLTALSNAVNLPERNTENLLLPLLEQRILYKVILDKKRKGFVPVQPLKSQDLAALLQALCHYSNPIPGFANDPLIEAISTELSTCFYETNIEELLKKYEQTPPTDQD; this comes from the coding sequence ATGAAAAAAATGATTACCCGATTTCTACGATTCATGACCTTATTAGAGCAGATCCTCATTCGCTTTCTTGCCGATGCAGGTCCTCAGAGAGCGGCAGGTCTTGCCTACTCCACACTCATGGCAATCGTACCCCTTCTGGCAATACTCATAGGTTTTGGCGGGCCTGTCATGACAGATGAATCGGTGCAGACGTTTCTGGCCAACACCCTTCTGCCTGTCATGCAGGAGCCCATCAAGAATGCCATCCTGGACTTTGCAGACAACAGCAAACGCCTGGGACTTCTGGGAACTCCTGTCTTCATCCTGACTGTTCTGGCTCTACTCAATAATATTGAAATCACCCTCAATCATATATTCAGAGTGAGTACAGACCGGAACCTGCTGCAGCGCATCATGACTTACACGGCGGTTATTATTTTTGCGGGAATGTTCATCGGCGCCAGCATTACCCTGTCAGGAGACATGATAAATCTGGTTCTGCAAAAAATGGATTCCTCCTGGATCTATCCCATCTTTGAAAAAAGGATGGCCTCCTTCCTCTTTATATTTCTGGGACAGTTTGCTTTGCTGACTCTTATCCCGGGCAGGCGGGTTCATCCCCTGAGTGCTCTCCTGGGGGCAGCCACCGGATCCATCCTCTGGGAACTGTCCAAGCGTTTGTTTGGTTTCTGGGCGTCCCAGTCGGTCCGCTTATCCGTCATTTACGGGTCTCTGTTTATGGTCCCTTTGATGCTGATCTGGCTGCTGCTGGTCTGGATCATTCTGCTCCTCGTCGCTGAATTGACCTATGTGCATCAGCACCGTTCTTACTTCTCTATGAAGAGGTTAAAAACAAGCGCCCCGGGAGAAGCCCTGATCAACAGCCTTCGTCTCTATTCCATCATCATCCGGGCCTTCAAAGACTCCCGGACTCCTCCGGATTTGACGGCTTTGTCAAATGCCGTGAATCTTCCCGAAAGGAATACTGAAAACTTACTCCTGCCGCTCCTGGAACAGAGAATCCTGTATAAGGTCATCCTCGATAAAAAGAGAAAAGGGTTTGTACCTGTCCAACCCCTGAAGAGTCAGGATCTCGCCGCCCTGCTCCAGGCACTATGCCATTACAGCAATCCTATACCCGGATTTGCGAATGATCCCCTGATTGAGGCCATCTCAACAGAACTATCGACTTGCTTTTATGAAACAAATATCGAGGAGCTATTGAAAAAGTATGAACAGACCCCTCCTACTGACCAGGACTGA